One Actinoplanes missouriensis 431 DNA segment encodes these proteins:
- a CDS encoding tRNA adenosine deaminase-associated protein, producing MSIFAAAVSRTKSGWTASELDLSGLADIDEVVDALRDAEPDADLALLFVESDDEYLAILRLDEGEDLRVFASDSAFAEESRIGSVLLGEVETPALGLDDLAARDDDEERPAAEPDADPIGDAELLGDLGVNAQRLLALCGMEGMLPSDVTAEICQKIGCGDEMEELREA from the coding sequence GTGTCGATTTTCGCTGCCGCCGTCAGCCGGACGAAGAGCGGGTGGACGGCGTCGGAGCTGGACCTTTCGGGCCTGGCCGACATTGACGAGGTGGTGGATGCGCTGCGCGATGCGGAGCCGGACGCCGACCTCGCGCTGCTGTTCGTCGAGAGCGACGACGAGTACCTCGCGATCCTGCGCCTGGACGAGGGTGAGGACCTGCGGGTCTTCGCATCCGACTCGGCTTTCGCCGAGGAGTCCCGGATCGGATCGGTGCTGCTCGGCGAGGTGGAGACGCCCGCGCTCGGGCTGGACGACCTGGCCGCCCGCGACGACGACGAGGAGCGGCCGGCGGCGGAGCCGGACGCCGACCCGATCGGTGACGCGGAGCTGCTCGGTGACCTGGGCGTGAACGCGCAGCGGCTGCTGGCGCTCTGCGGCATGGAGGGGATGCTGCCGTCCGACGTGACCGCGGAGATCTGTCAGAAGATCGGGTGCGGTGACGAGATGGAGGAGTTGCGCGAGGCGTGA
- the tadA gene encoding tRNA adenosine(34) deaminase TadA produces MNRRAQHEEWMRRALAVASASPADVPVGAVLLGPDGTELAAAGNERELSGDPTAHAEVLVLRQAAARLGSWRLDGCALVVTLEPCTMCAGALVLARVGTVVFGAWEPKTGAVGSLWDVVRDRRLNHRPEVYSGVLEDECAALLREFFRSEGAAGDRTLGG; encoded by the coding sequence GTGAACCGTCGCGCACAGCACGAGGAGTGGATGCGGCGCGCGCTCGCCGTCGCGTCCGCCTCCCCGGCGGACGTGCCGGTCGGGGCGGTGCTGCTCGGCCCGGACGGGACCGAACTGGCGGCGGCCGGCAACGAACGGGAGCTCTCCGGCGACCCGACCGCACACGCCGAGGTGCTGGTGCTGCGGCAGGCTGCGGCTCGGCTCGGCTCCTGGCGGCTGGACGGCTGCGCCCTGGTGGTGACGTTGGAGCCGTGCACCATGTGCGCAGGCGCGCTGGTGCTGGCCCGGGTGGGGACGGTGGTCTTCGGCGCCTGGGAGCCGAAGACCGGCGCGGTCGGCTCGCTCTGGGACGTGGTCCGGGACCGGCGGCTCAACCATCGTCCCGAGGTGTACTCGGGTGTGCTGGAGGACGAGTGCGCCGCCCTGCTGCGCGAGTTCTTCCGGTCGGAAGGGGCGGCCGGTGACCGTACCCTCGGAGGGTGA
- the mtnA gene encoding S-methyl-5-thioribose-1-phosphate isomerase, which translates to MRTIDWVNGAVEIIDQTALPGELRVLRLHTVGELIAAIQSLAVRGAPALGVAGAFGVALAARVHHDDPVALAVAVQKVETARPTAVNLARGAQRAARMLPYGPDAVLAEACVIRDSEIAASQAMAMLGADLVTALCGERPRMLTHCNTGGLCAVTIGTALGVVGELHRRGRLGGVIASETRPLLQGARLTSWELTQWGIGHRVAVDSAGPFLMARGEIDAVILGADRICANGDVINKVGTYSHALGAWRAGIPFVVVAPETTVDLDTPSGDLVEIEDRGAAEVTAFGDAVNPAFDITPHDLVTAIVTDRRVIRLDRGEKP; encoded by the coding sequence ATGCGGACGATCGATTGGGTGAACGGTGCCGTCGAGATCATCGACCAGACGGCTCTCCCGGGTGAGCTGCGTGTTCTCCGGTTGCACACGGTGGGCGAGCTGATCGCGGCGATTCAGTCGCTGGCGGTGCGCGGCGCCCCGGCGCTCGGCGTCGCGGGCGCGTTCGGCGTGGCATTGGCGGCGCGCGTCCACCACGACGATCCGGTGGCGCTGGCGGTGGCCGTACAGAAGGTGGAGACCGCACGCCCGACGGCGGTGAACCTGGCCCGCGGAGCGCAACGCGCCGCCCGGATGCTGCCCTACGGCCCGGACGCGGTGCTCGCCGAGGCCTGCGTGATCCGGGACTCCGAGATCGCGGCGTCGCAGGCGATGGCGATGCTCGGCGCCGACCTGGTCACCGCGCTCTGCGGCGAGCGGCCGCGGATGCTGACCCACTGCAACACCGGCGGGCTCTGCGCGGTCACCATCGGCACCGCGCTCGGGGTGGTCGGCGAGCTGCACCGGCGGGGCCGGCTGGGCGGGGTGATCGCGAGCGAGACCCGGCCGCTGCTGCAGGGCGCCCGGCTGACCTCCTGGGAGCTGACCCAGTGGGGGATCGGGCACCGAGTGGCGGTGGACTCGGCCGGGCCGTTCCTGATGGCCCGCGGCGAGATCGACGCGGTGATCCTGGGCGCCGACCGGATCTGCGCCAACGGCGACGTGATCAACAAGGTGGGCACCTATTCACACGCGCTCGGCGCCTGGCGGGCCGGCATCCCGTTCGTGGTGGTGGCGCCGGAGACGACCGTCGATCTGGACACGCCGAGCGGCGACCTGGTGGAGATCGAGGACCGCGGCGCGGCCGAGGTCACCGCGTTCGGCGACGCGGTGAACCCGGCCTTCGACATCACCCCGCACGACCTGGTCACCGCGATCGTCACCGACCGCCGCGTGATCCGCCTGGACCGGGGTGAGAAGCCCTAG
- a CDS encoding DNA polymerase III subunit gamma and tau has translation MALALYRKYRPRTFAEVIGQEHVTEPLSQALRSGRLNHAYLFSGPRGCGKTSSARILARSLNCEQGPTPDPCGVCASCKSLANDGGGSIDVIEIDAASHGGVDDAREIREKAFFAPASSRYKIYVIDEAHMVSSAGFNALLKLVEEPPDFVKFIFATTEPDKVLGTIRSRTHHYPFRLIPPATLRPYLQQLCEAEGVTVDPAVFPLVVRAGGGSARDTLSILDQLIAGSGPDGVSYSRAVALLGVTDVALIDEMCEAIAAADGAAAYATIDRVAEAGHDPRRFASDLLERFRDLIVLQQVPDAVSKGLIDGPADQLEAMAGQVTKLGPATLSRSADIVHNGLVEMRGTTAPRLLLELITARMLLPGADDSSTALLQRLERLERGSSPLGVRGEPTPADSGDETSRASSTVQGAGGVGDVGSGGDAGLGGGGALGGGKAAAKAAAAAAAAAAAKGRPAGAASRAAAPVSPAPVAAAPVSAAPVSAVPVSPAPVSAAPVSAAPVSVAPVSAAPGAPDWNAVADGGYDEEPPPWDDEPAEPAPAAPPVDRLEDVRAAWLELGRSHEKVGVMQKSGIDLRAVEGDTVVFGAPNPKYAERLVTGYQGVITEAFGRALGGQWQIRCEVGEASPARAATPGSRDQSPNRRPSSATPGRPAQPAAVASSTAPERNTGRTESRPSRPQRPSSPDSDDEWPAPARPAPDTAAPARPAPAAATPARPAQATAASEQVSDEGDTDWPEPVRPGSAAPRAAEPIAADDDWPEPVKPGAAGRPPASPPQAAEPVAAAPAPVTTPAHPDASGSAHAPANAYTSGSAHASANPDASSGAHAPANADASGSAHAPANLSTPPAVNPPAPVSPSAAGGAPAAPSAPVPGHQPARVNPAAPASPPSAAKAVPARSAAMEAARAAAANARNAAAARPQGSPAAGAPGGAGAPGGGPAAPRAASAGGGAVGGGLAAARAASAAAAGPAAGRAGGGAAWSDGTPTEEAPYDPEFDGLPAAGAAAIEGFDPGDEPLDDVLDEKTARQSGEELAMQLLRDAFGAEKIGEL, from the coding sequence GTGGCGCTCGCCCTCTATCGGAAATACCGTCCGCGGACGTTCGCCGAGGTGATCGGCCAGGAGCACGTCACCGAGCCGCTGTCGCAGGCGCTGCGGAGCGGGCGGCTCAACCATGCGTACCTCTTCTCCGGCCCCCGTGGCTGCGGCAAGACCTCGAGCGCCCGCATCCTGGCCCGCTCGCTCAACTGTGAGCAGGGGCCCACCCCCGACCCGTGCGGTGTCTGCGCCTCCTGCAAGTCGCTGGCGAACGACGGCGGCGGCTCGATCGACGTCATCGAGATCGACGCGGCCAGCCACGGTGGTGTCGACGACGCCCGTGAGATCCGGGAGAAGGCGTTCTTCGCGCCGGCCAGCAGCCGCTACAAGATCTATGTGATCGACGAGGCGCACATGGTCTCGTCGGCCGGCTTCAACGCGCTGCTCAAGCTCGTCGAGGAGCCGCCGGACTTCGTGAAGTTCATCTTCGCGACCACCGAGCCGGACAAGGTTCTCGGCACGATCCGCTCGCGGACACATCACTACCCGTTCCGGCTGATTCCGCCGGCGACCCTCCGGCCGTACCTTCAGCAGCTCTGCGAGGCCGAGGGCGTCACCGTCGACCCGGCGGTGTTCCCGCTGGTGGTGCGGGCCGGTGGCGGCAGCGCGCGAGACACCCTGTCGATCCTCGACCAGCTGATCGCCGGCTCCGGGCCGGATGGCGTCTCCTACTCGCGGGCCGTCGCCCTGCTCGGTGTCACCGACGTCGCCCTGATCGACGAGATGTGCGAGGCGATCGCCGCAGCCGACGGCGCGGCCGCCTACGCCACGATCGACCGGGTCGCCGAGGCCGGCCACGACCCGCGCCGCTTCGCCTCCGACCTGCTGGAGCGCTTCCGCGACCTGATCGTCCTGCAGCAGGTCCCCGACGCGGTTTCGAAAGGCCTGATCGACGGCCCTGCCGACCAGCTCGAAGCGATGGCCGGTCAGGTCACCAAGCTCGGCCCGGCGACACTGTCCCGGTCCGCCGACATCGTGCACAACGGCCTCGTCGAGATGCGTGGCACCACCGCGCCCCGCCTGCTGCTCGAGCTGATCACCGCCCGGATGCTGCTCCCCGGCGCCGACGACTCCTCGACCGCGCTCCTGCAGCGCCTGGAGCGTCTGGAGCGAGGGTCTTCCCCCCTTGGGGTACGGGGTGAGCCCACTCCCGCCGACTCCGGTGACGAGACGTCCCGGGCTTCCTCGACGGTGCAGGGCGCCGGCGGCGTGGGCGATGTCGGCTCCGGTGGTGATGCGGGGCTCGGCGGGGGTGGCGCTCTCGGCGGTGGCAAGGCTGCGGCGAAAGCTGCTGCCGCGGCGGCGGCGGCTGCTGCTGCGAAGGGGCGGCCTGCGGGTGCGGCCTCTCGTGCGGCCGCACCGGTCTCCCCGGCTCCGGTGGCAGCGGCGCCGGTTTCGGCGGCTCCGGTCTCAGCTGTACCGGTCTCGCCCGCGCCTGTCTCTGCAGCGCCTGTCTCTGCAGCGCCAGTTTCTGTGGCGCCGGTTTCTGCGGCACCGGGGGCGCCGGATTGGAACGCGGTCGCCGACGGTGGCTACGACGAGGAACCGCCCCCGTGGGATGACGAGCCGGCCGAGCCCGCGCCCGCCGCACCTCCCGTCGACCGGCTGGAGGATGTCCGTGCCGCCTGGCTGGAGCTCGGCCGCTCGCACGAAAAAGTCGGCGTGATGCAGAAGAGCGGAATCGACCTGCGCGCCGTCGAGGGTGACACGGTGGTGTTCGGCGCTCCGAACCCGAAATATGCGGAGCGGCTGGTCACCGGCTATCAGGGCGTGATCACCGAGGCGTTCGGGCGGGCACTCGGCGGGCAGTGGCAGATCCGCTGCGAGGTCGGCGAGGCCTCGCCGGCGCGGGCCGCCACCCCCGGGAGCCGGGACCAGTCACCGAACCGCCGTCCGTCGTCCGCGACTCCCGGCCGGCCGGCGCAACCCGCGGCGGTGGCGTCGTCCACGGCTCCGGAGCGCAACACCGGCCGGACCGAGTCACGCCCCTCCCGGCCGCAGCGCCCGTCGTCACCGGACTCCGACGACGAATGGCCGGCCCCGGCCCGTCCCGCTCCAGACACCGCGGCCCCGGCCCGTCCCGCTCCGGCCGCCGCCACCCCGGCCCGTCCCGCTCAGGCCACCGCGGCCTCGGAACAGGTGTCCGACGAGGGCGACACCGACTGGCCGGAGCCTGTCCGCCCGGGTAGCGCAGCTCCGCGGGCGGCAGAGCCGATCGCGGCCGACGACGACTGGCCCGAGCCGGTCAAGCCCGGTGCCGCCGGCCGGCCGCCGGCGAGCCCGCCCCAGGCGGCAGAGCCGGTCGCTGCTGCTCCGGCTCCGGTGACCACGCCGGCGCACCCGGATGCTTCGGGCAGCGCACATGCTCCGGCGAACGCGTATACCTCGGGCAGCGCACATGCTTCGGCGAACCCGGATGCCTCGAGCGGCGCACATGCTCCGGCGAACGCGGATGCCTCGGGCAGCGCGCACGCTCCGGCGAACCTGTCCACGCCGCCCGCGGTTAACCCGCCTGCCCCGGTGAGCCCGTCGGCGGCAGGGGGCGCGCCGGCCGCACCGAGCGCGCCCGTTCCGGGGCACCAGCCTGCTCGGGTGAACCCGGCCGCTCCGGCGAGCCCGCCTTCTGCGGCGAAGGCGGTCCCTGCTCGGTCCGCAGCTATGGAAGCCGCGCGCGCTGCCGCCGCGAATGCTCGTAACGCCGCAGCGGCCCGCCCGCAGGGCAGCCCGGCAGCCGGCGCCCCCGGCGGGGCGGGAGCACCCGGCGGCGGTCCGGCGGCGCCCCGCGCGGCGAGCGCCGGTGGCGGTGCGGTCGGGGGTGGCCTGGCTGCGGCTCGGGCGGCGAGTGCCGCCGCCGCTGGGCCGGCGGCCGGCCGGGCCGGTGGCGGGGCCGCCTGGTCGGACGGGACGCCGACGGAGGAGGCGCCCTACGATCCCGAGTTCGACGGCCTGCCCGCGGCGGGCGCCGCCGCCATCGAGGGCTTCGACCCCGGTGACGAGCCGCTTGACGACGTGCTGGACGAGAAGACGGCCCGGCAGAGCGGCGAGGAGCTCGCCATGCAGCTGCTCCGGGACGCGTTCGGCGCTGAGAAGATCGGCGAGCTCTGA
- the deoD gene encoding purine-nucleoside phosphorylase, with amino-acid sequence MSVHIGGKPGDIAERVLLPGDPMRAKWIAETFLEDAVCYTQVRGMLGFTGTWKGERVSVQGSGMGMPSASIYTHELINEYGVKSVIRIGSCGALADDLNLGDVIAAIGSSTDSNMNRYRFEGVVDYAPVADFGLLRTAVEKGEAAGIPIRVGQILAADTFYNDRPDITDRLADYGILAVEMESAAIYTIAARYKAKALTILTVSDHIKRGEAMDSAQREQGFSNMVKIGLDTAIAGA; translated from the coding sequence ATGAGCGTGCACATCGGCGGCAAGCCGGGCGACATCGCCGAGCGGGTGCTGCTGCCCGGCGACCCGATGCGGGCCAAGTGGATCGCCGAGACGTTCCTGGAGGACGCGGTCTGTTACACCCAGGTCCGCGGGATGCTCGGCTTCACGGGCACCTGGAAGGGCGAACGCGTCTCGGTGCAGGGCTCCGGCATGGGCATGCCGTCGGCCTCGATCTACACCCACGAGCTGATCAACGAGTACGGCGTGAAGTCCGTGATCCGGATCGGCTCCTGCGGCGCCCTCGCCGACGACCTGAACCTCGGTGACGTGATCGCCGCGATCGGCTCGTCGACCGACTCCAACATGAACCGGTACCGCTTCGAGGGCGTCGTCGACTACGCGCCGGTGGCGGACTTCGGACTGCTGCGCACCGCCGTGGAGAAGGGCGAAGCGGCGGGCATCCCGATCCGGGTCGGTCAGATCCTGGCCGCCGACACCTTCTACAACGACCGCCCGGATATCACCGACCGGCTCGCCGACTACGGCATCCTCGCGGTCGAGATGGAGTCCGCCGCGATCTACACGATCGCCGCCCGCTACAAGGCGAAGGCGCTGACCATCCTCACCGTCAGCGACCACATCAAGCGCGGCGAGGCGATGGACTCCGCACAGCGCGAGCAGGGCTTCAGCAACATGGTCAAAATCGGTCTCGACACGGCCATCGCGGGCGCTTAG
- a CDS encoding prephenate dehydrogenase, whose protein sequence is MRVAVVGLGLIGGSLLRALAAAGHEVTGFDADPATREAARTEGFRIADSVAEVVAGSELTALAVPLTVLPEVIPQLAGYDGLVTDVTSVKGPVRDLLKDRRFVGGHPMAGRETSGFAASEKDLFDGCAWVLCLEPHETDLSHWLTLARLFTGMGARVVPVTAAEHDTAAAQISHVPHLFAAALAEQIVENPLAGALGAGSFRDGTRVAATRPELTAAMCGGNRGAVRRELHRLIGVLEEMSEALEAEDPVAALTPRLRMGAQARRAWPATPGQATRVPAEVQALLDLGRSGGWVTSVGDTDVVALRPESDRKPS, encoded by the coding sequence GTGAGGGTCGCGGTCGTCGGGCTCGGCCTGATCGGTGGCTCGCTGCTCCGGGCGCTTGCCGCGGCCGGCCACGAGGTGACCGGTTTCGACGCCGACCCGGCAACTCGCGAGGCAGCCCGCACGGAAGGTTTCCGGATCGCCGACTCGGTGGCCGAGGTTGTGGCCGGCTCGGAGCTGACTGCTCTGGCCGTACCCCTGACGGTGTTGCCGGAAGTGATTCCGCAGCTTGCCGGGTACGACGGCCTGGTGACCGACGTGACCTCGGTGAAAGGTCCCGTCCGTGACCTGTTGAAGGACCGCCGTTTCGTGGGCGGGCACCCGATGGCCGGCCGGGAGACGTCCGGCTTCGCCGCGTCCGAGAAGGATCTCTTCGACGGGTGCGCGTGGGTGCTCTGCCTGGAGCCGCACGAGACCGATCTGAGCCACTGGCTGACGCTGGCCCGGCTGTTCACCGGGATGGGCGCGCGCGTGGTCCCGGTGACCGCCGCCGAGCACGACACCGCGGCCGCCCAGATCAGCCATGTGCCGCATCTGTTCGCCGCCGCGCTTGCCGAGCAGATCGTGGAGAACCCGCTGGCCGGCGCCCTGGGAGCGGGATCGTTCCGGGACGGCACCCGGGTGGCCGCGACCCGGCCCGAGCTCACCGCGGCGATGTGCGGCGGCAATCGGGGCGCGGTGCGGCGGGAACTGCACCGCCTGATCGGTGTCCTGGAGGAGATGTCCGAGGCCCTGGAGGCGGAGGATCCGGTCGCCGCGCTGACTCCGCGTCTCCGGATGGGTGCGCAGGCTCGGCGTGCCTGGCCGGCCACGCCCGGTCAGGCCACCAGGGTCCCCGCCGAGGTGCAAGCGCTTCTGGATCTCGGACGGTCCGGCGGATGGGTGACGTCGGTAGGCGACACCGACGTTGTCGCATTGCGGCCAGAAAGTGACCGCAAGCCTTCCTAG
- a CDS encoding PHP domain-containing protein, whose amino-acid sequence MASRDPVADLRRIAFLLERANEATYRVKAFRSAAATVAKTPPDELAERAAAGTLAKLAGVGEVTARCVTESLAGEEPVYLRRLVSTEGNDLPAAATALREALRGDCHVHSDWSDGGSPIEEMALAAAELGHEYFVLTDHSPRLTVARGLTADRLRRQLDHVAKLNELMPDGFRILTGIEVDILEDGSLDQEDELLERLDVVVGSVHSKLRDESPRMTRRMVTALGNPHLDILGHMTGRKVSAKGEGDAAHRTARTRPPSTFDLEKVLAAAIEHDKAIEINSRPDRLDPPKRMLTVAVEAGCRFSIDTDAHAPGQLDWLGFGCERAALCDVPPDRVVNTWTADRLVEWTRSHA is encoded by the coding sequence ATGGCATCCCGTGATCCGGTCGCCGATCTCCGGCGCATCGCGTTCCTGCTGGAGCGGGCGAACGAGGCGACGTACCGGGTGAAGGCCTTCCGGTCGGCGGCCGCGACCGTCGCGAAGACCCCGCCGGACGAGCTGGCCGAGCGTGCCGCCGCCGGCACCCTGGCGAAACTCGCCGGCGTCGGCGAGGTGACCGCCCGCTGTGTCACCGAGTCGCTCGCCGGTGAGGAGCCGGTCTACCTCCGGCGGCTGGTCAGCACCGAGGGCAACGACCTGCCGGCGGCGGCCACCGCGTTGCGGGAGGCGCTGCGCGGCGACTGTCACGTGCACTCGGACTGGTCCGACGGCGGCTCCCCGATCGAGGAGATGGCGCTGGCCGCCGCCGAGCTGGGCCACGAGTACTTCGTGCTCACCGACCACTCGCCCCGGCTCACCGTGGCCCGCGGCCTGACCGCCGACCGGCTGCGCCGCCAGCTCGACCACGTGGCGAAGCTGAACGAGCTGATGCCGGACGGCTTCCGCATCCTCACCGGCATCGAGGTGGACATCCTGGAGGACGGCTCGCTGGATCAGGAGGACGAGCTGCTGGAGCGGCTCGACGTGGTGGTCGGCTCGGTGCACAGCAAGCTGCGGGACGAGTCGCCCCGGATGACCCGGCGGATGGTGACCGCGCTGGGCAACCCGCACCTGGACATCCTCGGGCACATGACCGGGCGCAAGGTGTCCGCGAAAGGCGAGGGCGACGCCGCGCACCGGACCGCGCGCACCCGGCCGCCGAGCACGTTCGACCTGGAGAAGGTGCTGGCCGCGGCGATCGAGCACGACAAGGCCATCGAGATCAACTCGCGGCCGGACCGGCTCGATCCGCCGAAGCGGATGCTCACCGTGGCGGTCGAGGCGGGCTGCCGGTTCAGCATCGACACCGACGCGCACGCGCCGGGCCAGCTGGACTGGCTGGGGTTCGGCTGCGAGCGGGCGGCGCTCTGCGACGTCCCGCCGGACCGGGTGGTCAACACGTGGACGGCCGACCGCCTGGTGGAGTGGACCCGTTCGCACGCGTGA
- a CDS encoding STAS domain-containing protein produces the protein MRAIVIEHRSDVAVLQLCGELDADTAARLYTALADLLERPVPRIVVDLTALKFCDSVGLSAFITSKQVIAARGGWLSFAGADPFLAQLLETVGLGRYFAIFPEVEDAIAAAQL, from the coding sequence ATGCGCGCCATTGTCATCGAGCACCGGTCCGACGTAGCGGTACTCCAGCTGTGCGGCGAACTTGATGCCGACACGGCGGCCCGGCTCTACACCGCGCTCGCCGATCTGCTGGAGCGCCCGGTGCCGAGGATCGTCGTGGACCTCACCGCCCTCAAATTCTGCGATTCGGTCGGATTGAGCGCCTTCATCACCAGCAAGCAGGTGATCGCGGCGCGGGGCGGGTGGCTGAGCTTCGCCGGCGCCGACCCGTTCCTGGCTCAGTTGCTGGAGACCGTCGGCCTCGGTCGCTATTTCGCGATTTTTCCCGAGGTTGAGGACGCGATAGCGGCCGCACAACTCTAG
- a CDS encoding DinB family protein, whose product MPGQVGPIADEQDGLLAYLAQMRYVLKLTAHGLTEEQLRSAASASELTVGGLIKHCAATEESWMTVVRGEPQPLDYGAYAANFALADGETIDDVLARYDVIAAATEKTVKDLANLDHPVPIDHSVPWNPKDADFWSLRWVLLHLIQETARHTGHADVIRESVDGATAYPLMAAAEGWPETDWMKPWKKEA is encoded by the coding sequence ATGCCCGGTCAGGTCGGTCCGATCGCCGACGAGCAGGATGGCCTGCTCGCCTACCTCGCCCAGATGCGTTACGTGCTCAAGCTGACCGCTCACGGGCTCACCGAGGAGCAGCTGCGGTCCGCCGCCAGCGCGAGTGAGCTCACCGTCGGCGGTCTGATCAAGCACTGCGCCGCCACCGAGGAGAGCTGGATGACCGTCGTCCGGGGCGAGCCGCAGCCGCTCGACTACGGCGCCTACGCGGCGAACTTCGCGCTGGCCGACGGGGAGACCATCGACGACGTCCTCGCCCGGTACGACGTGATCGCAGCCGCCACCGAGAAGACGGTGAAGGACCTCGCGAACCTCGACCACCCGGTCCCGATCGACCACTCGGTGCCGTGGAACCCGAAGGACGCCGACTTCTGGTCACTGCGCTGGGTGCTGCTGCACCTGATCCAGGAGACCGCGCGGCACACCGGGCACGCCGACGTCATCCGGGAGAGCGTGGACGGGGCTACGGCGTACCCGCTGATGGCGGCCGCCGAAGGCTGGCCGGAGACCGACTGGATGAAGCCCTGGAAGAAGGAGGCCTAG
- a CDS encoding M23 family metallopeptidase, with translation MRFLRTLSGLTLTAACLAGCGGAAGAGSPAATPHFVEPASAAAPAAASAPTAGTPAESPATAASPATEGGAAATSASAAPKAGKVKYVFPVDASNVDFHTTHSKYPATDLFVDCGERFVATTSGVVLEISLSDKYVKGRPDGPNNGGLSVSLLGDDGVRYYGSHLSKVQSGIEAGVRVEAGQLLGRTGKTGNANNVCHVHYGISPPCAETGDWKVRRGVIWPATFLTSWRKGGQKSPVATVEAWEKKNGCKA, from the coding sequence GTGCGCTTCCTCCGTACCCTCTCCGGTCTGACCCTGACGGCCGCCTGCCTGGCCGGATGCGGCGGCGCAGCCGGCGCGGGGTCACCCGCGGCGACGCCGCACTTCGTGGAGCCCGCCTCGGCAGCCGCCCCGGCCGCGGCGAGCGCTCCGACCGCGGGAACGCCCGCCGAGAGCCCGGCCACCGCCGCGAGCCCGGCCACCGAGGGCGGCGCCGCCGCGACGAGCGCGAGCGCGGCGCCGAAGGCGGGGAAGGTGAAGTACGTCTTCCCGGTCGACGCGTCGAACGTCGACTTCCACACCACGCACTCGAAATACCCGGCGACCGACCTCTTCGTCGACTGCGGCGAGCGGTTCGTCGCCACGACCAGCGGCGTCGTCCTGGAGATCAGCCTCTCCGACAAGTACGTGAAGGGCAGGCCGGACGGTCCGAACAACGGCGGCCTGTCGGTGTCGCTCCTCGGTGACGACGGGGTGCGCTACTACGGCTCGCACCTGAGCAAGGTGCAGTCCGGCATCGAGGCGGGTGTCCGGGTCGAGGCCGGGCAGCTGCTCGGCCGGACCGGCAAGACCGGCAACGCCAACAACGTGTGCCACGTGCACTACGGCATCTCCCCGCCGTGCGCCGAGACCGGTGACTGGAAGGTGCGGCGCGGCGTGATCTGGCCGGCGACCTTCCTCACGTCGTGGCGCAAGGGCGGGCAGAAGAGCCCGGTCGCGACGGTCGAGGCGTGGGAGAAGAAGAACGGCTGCAAGGCGTGA